A genomic window from Deinococcus aetherius includes:
- a CDS encoding IS110 family RNA-guided transposase gives MFPRHCWRHPIYDRMGLQALRRWLIKNSVPAQQLHAVMEATGVYWERCAHFLHELGCTVSVVNPAQIKFFAQSSLRRGKTDRMDADIIARYGATMRPKAWTPPAVELEALKLLVHEREAIVKELVQAKNRRHSLKQRQEADVLVVQLTEARIAFLTGQIETLDRELRARVGTVPDLGRQVELLQSLPGFGFLVSLTVLVETNGLSTMETSRQLAAYAGVSPAPHQSGAMNKRGRISKIGNPRLRRIVYLAAVAATRTQSKEKAFYQRLRDQGKPGKVAVTALARKLLCVGFAVVHSGRPYDPTYAKPAKQAA, from the coding sequence TTGTTTCCGCGCCACTGCTGGCGTCACCCCATCTACGACCGCATGGGCCTTCAGGCCCTGCGGAGATGGCTGATCAAGAACAGTGTGCCCGCCCAGCAACTGCACGCGGTGATGGAAGCCACCGGCGTGTATTGGGAGCGGTGCGCTCACTTCCTACACGAGCTAGGCTGCACGGTCAGCGTGGTCAACCCCGCCCAGATCAAGTTCTTCGCCCAAAGTTCGCTGCGACGCGGGAAGACTGACCGGATGGACGCGGACATCATCGCCCGCTATGGGGCGACGATGCGACCCAAGGCCTGGACGCCGCCCGCAGTCGAACTCGAAGCGCTGAAGCTGCTGGTCCACGAGCGGGAAGCCATCGTTAAGGAACTGGTGCAGGCCAAGAACCGGCGGCACTCCCTGAAACAGCGTCAGGAAGCCGACGTGCTGGTGGTGCAGCTCACAGAGGCGCGGATCGCGTTCCTGACCGGGCAAATCGAGACCCTGGACCGCGAACTGAGAGCACGGGTGGGCACCGTGCCCGATCTTGGGCGCCAGGTCGAGCTGCTACAAAGTCTGCCGGGCTTCGGGTTCCTGGTGTCGTTGACGGTGTTGGTGGAGACGAACGGGCTGAGCACGATGGAAACGAGCCGACAGTTGGCGGCATATGCGGGCGTATCGCCCGCCCCACACCAGTCGGGGGCAATGAACAAGCGGGGCAGGATTTCTAAGATCGGCAATCCTCGACTGCGCCGCATCGTCTACCTGGCGGCGGTGGCCGCAACCCGCACCCAGAGCAAAGAAAAGGCGTTCTATCAGCGGCTACGCGACCAGGGCAAGCCCGGAAAAGTGGCGGTGACGGCCCTTGCACGGAAGTTGTTGTGTGTGGGCTTTGCCGTTGTTCATTCGGGGCGGCCCTACGACCCCACGTACGCCAAGCCTGCAAAACAGGCCGCTTGA